One Ahaetulla prasina isolate Xishuangbanna chromosome 10, ASM2864084v1, whole genome shotgun sequence genomic region harbors:
- the PTP4A2 gene encoding protein tyrosine phosphatase type IVA 2 isoform X1 has protein sequence MPELVRKWIAEAVHRELEAGKSRNRQSVLGTEAQSQDRDQVETEPADGHMGSRSDSSDSPSEAESSPSMEDEQWDQELSEEEGFLPEQPMFKGLFRPHLFKALLSKAKVVTKQGLLGEQSACPEQDPADMLFSEPTMETDTVPAPKLFLDMIKKQWEAPAALPNMSSLERWFFNTASDLMELLRVPEVDDPVLALASSSATLVEPEEVLKPEDRKLEQALTKTHQAAAWGIRAATAASFFSRAVLLWLKQMQEKVPVTDPRTHQDFNKIVAAVEYTADATMSSAKYVAKSIASSVTARRFLWLKNWQADTKRRWRLASVPFKGAKLFGEALEPVLTETKGKKKVLTALSRRGDTRFPPSFRKSYFRPYWGSAFGRYQRGFQTQGGQWGHYHHSEEGSSDKGRSRGQSQRPFRGRGNRSFRRHR, from the coding sequence ATGCCTGAGTTAGTGCGGAAATGGATCGCAGAGGCGGTTCACCGGGAACTTGAGGCAGGCAAAAGTCGTAACAGGCAATCTGTTCTTGGGACGGAAGCCCAGTCACAGGATAGGGATCAGGTAGAAACAGAACCAGCAGACGGACACATGGGGTCACGTTCTGACAGCTCTGATTCGCCTTCAGAGGCGGAGAGTTCCCCATCCATGGAGGATGAACAATGGGACCAGGAATTGTCTGAGGAGGAAGGTTTTTTACCGGAGCAGCCCATGTTTAAAGGGCTGTTCAGGCCTCATCTTTTTAAGGCCTTGTTGAGTAAAGCTAAGGTGGTTACTAAACAGGGACTCCTAGGGGAACAAAGTGCCTGTCCAGAGCAAGACCCTGCAGACATGCTTTTTTCTGAACCAACAATGGAGACGGATACAGTTCCTGCTCCTAAATTATTTCTAGATATGATTAAGAAACAGTGGGAAGCCCCGGCCGCATTACCGAACATGTCCTCCCTTGAGAGATGGTTTTTTAACACGGCTTCTGACCTGATGGAACTCCTGAGAGTGCCTGAGGTGGATGACCCGGTTTTGGCCCTGGCTTCCTCTTCAGCCACCTTGGTTGAACCTGAGGAAGTTTTGAAGCCAGAGGATCGGAAGTTGGAGCAGGCCCTCACGAAGACGCATCAGGCGGCAGCCTGGGGTATAAGGGCGGCCACAGCAGCATCCTTCTTCAGCAGGGCCGTCCTCCTGTGGCTTAAACAAATGCAGGAGAAAGTGCCGGTGACTGATCCGAGGACTCATCAGGATTTCAACAAGATAGTGGCAGCTGTGGAATACACAGCGGATGCCACTATGTCCTCTGCGAAATATGTGGCAAAGTCGATTGCGTCCTCGGTCACAGCACGGAGGTTTCTTTGGTTAAAAAATTGGCAAGCAGACACAAAGCGCAGATGGCGATTGGCCTCTGTGCCATTTAAAGGTGCAAAGTTGTTTGGTGAGGCTTTGGAGCCCGTGTTGACGGAAactaaggggaagaagaaggtgttGACTGCCTTGTCAAGGAGAGGGGATACAAGGTTTCCCCCCTCCTTTCGGAAGTCTTATTTTCGTCCCTATTGGGGGTCGGCCTTTGGCAGATATCAGAGAGGTTTTCAAACACAGGGAGGTCAGTGGGGCCACTATCATCACTCAGAGGAGGGGTCCTCTGACAAAGGCAGGTCCCGCGGTCAGTCGCAGCGTCCTTTTCGGGGGAGGGGCAACCGCTCCTTCCGCAGACACCGCTGA